Proteins encoded together in one Apteryx mantelli isolate bAptMan1 unplaced genomic scaffold, bAptMan1.hap1 HAP1_SCAFFOLD_20, whole genome shotgun sequence window:
- the LOC136996014 gene encoding olfactory receptor 14J1-like codes for MSNSSSLKEFLLLAFADTRELQLLHFSFFLGIYLAALLGNGLIITAVACDHRLHTPMYFFLLNLSILDLGSISTTVPKSMANSLWNTRAISYLGCAAQLFLVIFLFTGEFSLLTVMAYDRFVAICRPLHYGTIMGGRACVKMAAAAWASCFLNALLHIGNIFSVPLCQRNVVDQFFCELPQILRLSCSDSYLREVGLIVFSVCLFFGCFIFIVLSYVQIFSAVLRIPSEQGRHKAFSMCLPHLAVVSLCVSTVLFAHLKPPSLSSPALDLVVAVLYAVVPPTLNPLIYSMRNKELKDALRKVISWAFFSREKMLICPLTCVTSALSVMLWM; via the exons atgtccaacagcagctccctcaaagagttcctcctcctggcatttgcagacacacgggagctgcagctcttgcacttctcattcTTCctaggcatctacctggctgccctcctgggcaacggcctcatcatcacagctgtagcctgcgaccaccgcctccacacccccatgtacttcttcctcctcaacctctccatccttgaccttggctccatctccaccactgtccccaaatccatggccaattctctgtggaacaccagggccatttcctacttgggatgtgctgcccagctcttcctggttatctttttatttacaggagagttttctcttctcacagtcatggcttatgaccgctttgttgccatctgtagaccactgcactatgggaccatcatgggtggcagagcttgtgtcaaaatggcagcagctgcttgggccagttGTTTTCTCAATGCGCTGCTGCACATTGGAAACATATTTTCCGTACCACTCTGCCAACgaaatgtcgtggaccagttcttctgtgaacttccccagatcctcaggctctcctgctcggactcctaccttagggaagttgggcttattgtgtttagtgtctgtttattctttgggtgtttcattttcattgtgctgtcctacgtgcagatcttctctgctgtgctgaggatcccctctgagcagggacgacacaaagccttttccatgtgcctgcctcacctggccgtggtctccctgtgtgtcagcactgtcctgtttgcccacctgaagcccccctccctctcctccccagctctggatctggtggtggctgttctgtacgcggtggtgcctccaacactgaaccccctcatctacagcatgaggaacaaggagctcaaagatgccctgaggaaagtgatctcatgggcatttttcagca gagaaaaaatgttgatctgccccttaacatgTGTTACcagtgctctgtctgttatgctgtggatgtaa